In Euphorbia lathyris chromosome 10, ddEupLath1.1, whole genome shotgun sequence, a single genomic region encodes these proteins:
- the LOC136209169 gene encoding 29 kDa ribonucleoprotein A, chloroplastic has product MSTATAASSSLVLPSLNPKTLSLCNPIKPTSVSFLSSSSSSLRFHGKSIFSVPTSIFSSRFVPSVAISSEFGQEEDVSSDGDEPSFAPDLKLFVGNLPFTVDSAQLASLFENAGNVEMVEVIYDKVTGRSRGFGFVTMSSIEEVEAAAQQFNGYELDGRSLRVNSGPPPPRESSFPRGGGGGGGSFDSSNRLYVGNLSWGVDNLALENLFSEQGKVVDAKVVYDRETGRSRGFGFVTYNSAEEVESAIESLNGAELDGRAIRVSVAEARPPRRQY; this is encoded by the exons ATGTCTACAGCTActgctgcttcttcttctttggttcttccttctctcaaTCCTAAAACCCTATCCCTTTGCAACCCCATTAAACCCACTTCcgtttctttcctttcttcttcttcctcttctctcAGGTTCCACGGCAAATCTATCTTCTCCGTTCCCACTTCAATTTTCTCCTCTCGCTTCGTTCCCAGCGTTGCAATTTCTTCCGAGTTTGGTCAGGAAGAGGACGTTTCTAGCGACGGAGATGAACCTAGTTTCGCTCCTGACCTCAAATTGTTTGTCGGTAATCTTCCTTTCACCGTTGACAGTGCTCAGCTCGCTAGTTTGTTTGAAAACGCTGGAAACGTTGAGATGGTTGAG gTCATATATGATAAAGTGACTGGGAGAAGCAGAGGATTTGGCTTTGTGACCATGTCTTCTATTGAGGAAGTTGAAGCTGCTGCTCAGCAATTCAATGGCTAT GAACTTGATGGGAGGTCATTGAGGGTGAATTCTGGACCTCCTCCCCCGAGAGAATCTTCTTTTCCTagaggaggaggaggtggtggtggcAGTTTCGACTCGTCCAACCGTTTGTATGTTGGCAACCTTTCTTGGGGTGTTGATAACTTGGCACTTGAGAACTTGTTCAGCGAGCAAGGAAAGGTTGTCGATGCTAAGGTAGTTTATGACAGGGAGACTGGTAGATCAAGGGGCTTCGGTTTTGTTACATATAACTCAGCTGAAGAGGTCGAAAGTGCCATTGAGTCGTTGAATGGCGCT GAATTGGATGGCAGAGCAATTCGTGTCTCTGTAGCTGAAGCTAGGCCACCGAGGCGCCAATATTGA